In Lycium ferocissimum isolate CSIRO_LF1 chromosome 11, AGI_CSIRO_Lferr_CH_V1, whole genome shotgun sequence, a single genomic region encodes these proteins:
- the LOC132038656 gene encoding uncharacterized protein LOC132038656, whose protein sequence is MSTSFQFPSDHHPINLISQDHQTKPTQKMIQTATGRKRSSKNIQKKKKQPQRGMGVAQLERLRMQDHIKNTTSHHQYFSTNFLNFTTASASVAAVADPGIYNSILNSSPVFPQFPKLCVSPDFFVQQKVVNTGVIGSSNTTRPAMSFGFGNQLVSSHDHQFQSQNMGLCGFPTSSKASEKSKELSSMPNFKNTNNKSCFFDRCLSCNKKKRMINGEDMNIHMEDMIRENQSDFGTKPLFQPCRPIPTRLQKGVEIVAIHRKGSSSLSDEGAVVMEYDFFLDKSGSKISTNTSCFGKMISTKSSESSSVVAVGNNNGEASCVTTISWTDTITTPTSSIDLSLKLSC, encoded by the exons ATGTCTACTTCATTTCAGTTTCCTTCAGATCATCATCCAATAAACCTCATTTCTCAAGATCATCAAACAAAGCCAACACAAAAAATGATCCAAACTGCTACTGGACGTAAAAGGTCCAGTAAAAACATccagaaaaagaagaaacaaccaCAAAGAGGCATGGGTGTTGCACAACTCGAACGTCTTCGAATGCAAGACCACATCAAAAACACAACCTCTCATCATCAGTACTTCTCTACTAATTTTCTCAATTTCACTACTGCTAGTGCTAGTGTTGCTGCTGTTGCTGATCCTGGAATTTATAATTCCATTTTGAACTCTTCACCAGTATTCCCTCAGTTTCCTAAACTGTGTGTTAGCCCTGATTTTTTTGTTCAACAAAAAGTTGTAAATACTGGGGTTATTGGATCTAGTAATACTACTAGACCAGCTATGTCTTTTGGATTTGGAAATCAGTTGGTTTCTTCTCATGATCATCAGTTTCAATCTCAAAATATGGGTCTCTGTGGATTTCCAACTTCTTCTAAAGCCAGTGAAAAATCAAAGGAGCTGTCTTCAATGCCAAAtttcaagaacaccaacaacaaGTCATGTTTCTTTGATCGTTGCCTTTCATGCAACAAA AAGAAACGCATGATTAATGGAGAAGATATGAACATTCATATGGAAGACATGATCAGAGAAAACCAATCAGATTTTGGAACAAAGCCTTTGTTTCAACCATGCCGCCCTATACCTACTCGTCTTCAAAAG GGCGTAGAGATAGTGGCCATCCATCGAAAGGGAAGTTCATCGTTATCCGATGAAGGAGCAGTTGTGATGGAGTATGATTTCTTTCTAGACAAAAGTGGAAGCAAAATTAGTACTAACACAAGTTGTTTTGGGAAGATGATTAGTACTAAATCATCAGAATCTTCTTCAGTTGTTGCAGTGGGGAATAATAATGGTGAAGCTTCTTGTGTCACTACAATATCTTGGACTGATACTATTACTACACCTACCAGTTCTATTGATCTCTCACTTAAGCTTTCTTGTTAG
- the LOC132037441 gene encoding uncharacterized protein LOC132037441: MAKLTKNRGRSRFFNCCRSPVVFNDDTTIIKRSHAYNSKELSNLKRVKSQEKLDTMLGKDFTNIFRQSRKENVFGRSFSHAFKNVFSETSLGKKCQRPKCSFGSCKKLSTKLEKLFHSMNEKKSSSKDLSNINRMSRTSTDDFSLFTTSTASSSFSSSSSSSSSCASSRSSSQRKQFPSFHRSKSVNNIQVYDNIKEKEIALSYNKNVGTYSLLICLVVMIFCGKVFAIICTSTWFYFAPRCFKRIDSSVKGLQYSCSLDNDSDEYKRNAIVKEVFERTHNRLL; this comes from the exons ATGgcaaaattaacaaaaaatcgAGGAAGGAGTAGGTTTTTCAATTGTTGTAGATCACCCGTAGTTTTCAACGATGACACCACCATAATTAAACGGAGTCATGCATATAATTCAAAAGAGCTATCTAATTTGAAGCGTGTAAAATCACAAGAAAAGTTGGATACAATGTTGGGAAAAGATTTCACCAATATTTTTCGACAGAGTCGAAAGGAGAACGTCTTTGGCAGGAGTTTCTCTCATGCATTCAAAAATGTGTTTTCTGAAACATCATTG GGGAAGAAATGCCAGAGGCCTAAGTGTTCATTTGGATCATGTAAGAAGTTGTCAACAAAATTGGAGAAGTTATTTCATTCTATGAATGAAAAAAAGTCTTCATCAAAGGATTTATCAAATATTAATAGGATGTCCAGAACAAGCACGGATGATTTTTCCTTATTCACGACTTCAACTGCATCCTCTTCATTTTCTTCGTCTTCGTCTTCGTCTTCTTCTTGTGCATCTTCGAGATCTTCATCGCAGAGAAAACAATTCCCGTCTTTTCACAGATCGAAATCGGTGAACAATATACAAGTTTATGacaacataaaagaaaaagaaattgccCTGAGTTACAACAAGAATGTTGGGAcctattctcttttaatttgtttaGTGGTTATGATCTTTTGCGGGAAAGTTTTTGCCATCATTTGCACTTCAACGTGGTTCTACTTTGCTCCTCGTTGTTTCAAACGCATTGACTCGTCAGTTAAAGGACTTCAGTACTCATGCTCATTGGATAATGACTCAGATGAGTACAAGAGAAATGCTATCGTGAAAgaggtttttgaaagaactcaTAATCGGTTGTTATAG